The genomic segment CTGCCAGGGTTGACGATTCCACATCCGAGGATGCGTGAACGCGCTTTCGTCATGATTCCTTTAAAAGACATTTATGGAAAGGATACACTTCCCGGCGGTGAATTCGTCGATGAGATATTGGAAAAACTGGGGGGAAAGGAAGAAGTCGCGCTATGGAAAAAAATCAGCTGGCTCAGCGAATTCGAGCTTTTCGCAAATTAAAAGGCTTTACACAAAGTGAACTAGCCGAGATGATGGGAGTTTCCATTGCGGTTCTCGGATCGATCGAGAGAGGGACGCGCAACGCCGACGCGAAAATTATACAAAACATTTCGGATGCGCTGGGTATCGACAAAGATGAACTAGCTAACGGTTAAGCGAAGGAGGTCCCCGATGCTGAAAATCGGCGATGTTGAACTCAAGAATCAAGTTGTGCTGGCACCGATGGCTGGAGTTTGCAATCCGGCTTTCCGATTGATTGCCAAAGAATTCGGGACGGGCCTGGTTTGCGCCGAAATGGTCAGTGACAAAGCCATCCTGCACGGAAACCACCGCACGAAGGAGATGCTTTACGTCGATGAGCGGGAAAAGCCCCTCAGCCTGCAGATCTTCGGAGGGGATAAGGAAACTTTAGTGGA from the Ferviditalea candida genome contains:
- a CDS encoding helix-turn-helix domain-containing protein; the protein is MEKNQLAQRIRAFRKLKGFTQSELAEMMGVSIAVLGSIERGTRNADAKIIQNISDALGIDKDELANG